Within Dictyostelium discoideum AX4 chromosome 4 chromosome, whole genome shotgun sequence, the genomic segment aaaacttcCACCATTATGGAATAGAGAATTGGTATGTGCTAAtggttttgatttatttccaaattgtttaaaatttttagatttagcATCTTATAATTATCCAATTGGTGAAAATGTTTTACCACCAAATTTagaatcattaataattaatagttggaatttaccaattgaaaaaaatacattACCTCAATCTATAACTTATTTATCAATGAAATCATTCAATCAAAGATTAACTCCATCATCTTtaccaaaaaatttaaaaactttaattcTTCATAAATATAATGTATTATTAGTACCAAATTGTTTCCCACAATCAATTAGACTTATAAAACTTGGTTCAATCTTTGAAAGAAACAATATCCTATATCCattcaataataatgttacaattatatttggtaaaaatgatattaattttccaatttatccaaaatttgaaaataaattacgTTGTAGtgcataaataaataaaataaataaaaaaaaaaaattattttattttttatactaattagtattttattatcattttaatGGTTCtggattattaaaatgtGTTTGAAatctattaattaataaattatttgattttaatattcttGATATAAATGaaccaaaatttaaatttgaattaatttgagTTAAACCATCTTTTGGACCTAGTGATAGACTAATgattggtggtaataatttatGTTTTGCAAgttggtttttatttttaccatttgataaatcttttATAACTTTAGCTACTATATTCCCATGTGAAAGTGCATTGTATGTGGTTTTAAGTTCATCAAAATCTGTAATATCACCAATTGCAAATATATTATCGTATCCTTGAACTTGACAACTTTGATTAACTTTAATTTgaccaatttcattaatttcatttgaaaaattagttttataAGATTcactatttaatttaataccaattgtccaaattacaaaatcagattcaattgataacccatttttagttttatatgTTTTTAATGAAACTTGAAAATTTGGTGATGTTTGATTAATAAAACATTGTTTTATATCATCTGGAATTTCAATTCTATCATTTAATATAACTGAAacgtttctttttttcatagattcattaattaaattattgaatttattatttgttttggaTGATACTAATTTATTACCACTATGAACAATCGTAATTTTCTTTGCCAattctttgtttttaattggatatttattaataatttctccAACAACTTCACAACCTACTGAACCACCCCCAACTATTAATATACTTTTAGCTTGTTTAATTTGTTCTGATATGTCTTTAtagtaattaaaaatttcagtACCTGATATTTTTTCTAATGGTGCTTTAAAAGGTGCCAATGAATTTGAACCAGTTGCAATTACTAAATAATCAAATGTTAATTCTTTACCATCTTCTAATTTTACAAGAGTTGGTGAAATTTCAATAACTGTAccataaataaatttaccatttttCAATAGTTTATCATAtggtatatatattttttttgccAATTCTGGTTCAACTATTGCTCTTATTGATGCAatactattaaaaaatgtttgtTTTCTTTCAACAACAGTTACTTCAAAATTtgaatctaataattttgCAACTTGGCTACCTCCAAAACCACAcccaattattaaaactctTTTCTTTTCACAATCTCTTGTAATACtactaaaataattaaaaatctctattaatttaattaaaataatataaaaaaaaaaaaattaattatctattttttttttttttttttttttttttattaattaaaacaaattaaataatttaaatatattttactttttaaagattctgaaatattataaaggtaattcattttttaataaaaatgaattatataaaataaatttatataaactATTTAGGATTATGATGTGTTGGAATAAAGATTAAGATTAagattgatattttttttttttttttttttttttataaatggcatttaaacattttaacAAGCAAGAATTacgaaattaaattaaaaataatttttttttttttttcattataccAAAGGGTGTTGCCAAATCAGAATTAtgaaaccaaaaaaaaaaaaaaaatcttaaaaaattgtaaaaaaatgCATTCCATTTTAGAAGAGAAGAATAGAATTttctatttgattttttttttccttttattgataatggattattgtttttaataattatcttATGAAAGATTGATtcttaaaaaagtttttttttttttttattcacctgttaaaacaatttaattttacacaaaaaaaaaaaaaactgggctaactttttaattttttttttttttttttttattcacctgttaaaacaatttaattttacacaaaaaaaaaaaatatttcctTTGGGCTTGTTCCATAAAATCAAAAGGACAGTTGACGAAGTTTTTCTTTGAATGTAAGGAAATGTTAGATTTGCTGTAAGGTCAACTTATAATGTGATtacttttatatttttcacattttagttttaataacaaaaaatataaaattgaaaacataaaaataaaaaataggaTTTTGGGTTCCACTTTGTtctcattaaataaaaaatttgtttctttttttttttttttcaattttttttttaaattttttttttaaaattttttcattttttcccGAAAACccataaaaagtttttatcaACCAAAAActccatttttaattgaaattctaACATATGTTTAATGGGCATATCAGGACATCGAGTTTAACACCTATTCAGACTCCAGAATACAAATTAATTTGAGCGGCAACGTTCTTATCAATCTGCAATACTCATATCATCTTAGAGGAATGATTGAAAAATCATAATTCTGATGGAGTACAAAAAATGCTGAGAAGTAACAGCATTAAAATAAACATTTAGACTATAGTTGTGAGTCTTAAATTCCAACCAGTCAGTAGTGGCTAAAAATCTACAAAACATAAACTCGATCTGATAACTGAAAtgtcttttttattttttttttattttttttttttaataatgattacaGTAATGATGTGACAACATCcctatttataaaaacaaaaacagtATTATATACAACAGATCACCTGTCCTCCCAATAAAagaagtttaaaaaaaaaaaaaaaaattattataactatAAACAACATTCGAtagaatataaaataatagtaaatttgggtataaataacaataataataaataatatttacatcaaatttaatatttatttattaattattaattaatgtttattttaatatttaagctattaaaaaaaaaaataaaaaaataaaagaaaaaaaattatttaattattattttttttttaaacactgATTAATCAATGGATAtgtgaataataaaaataaaataaatttgtcaAATGAGATTATGTTCGGAGCACTGAATCTGGAATACAGTAAAGTTTGCACCTAATTCCTCTGACGATAGAGGAGTGCAGATTGATAAGAATGTTGCTCAAATTAATTTGTATTCTGGAGTCTGAATAGGTGTTAAACTCGATGTCTTGATATGCCCATTTTaagtatatttaaaattaatttgttagTTATCTTATAATTTGATTAACTTTTTATgtgtgtttaaaaaaaaaaaaaaaaagaagagaataaaaaaaagttaaattttgtttaacAATCAATcccaaaaattattttttggtttttaaattctgaaaaaaaacaaattttaattttattttaaaatgtgaAAACAATTAAGTTGACCTTTAAGCAACTTTCTACATTCAAAGAAATCCTTCACCAActgtcttttttttaattttatattattttttttttttatttttttttttattaataacttTTCCTTTCCATCatctaattttttgatttacttAATGTAAATTTGTGATTCTTGAAGGAAAAAATAGGATTTTtggttatttaaaaaaaaaaaaaaaaaatcttaattatttttttgataatttaataagaaaataaaaaagagtttttttttttttttttttttttttttttttttttgattctgtcccacaaaattattttttatataatatttttttaataattaattttttaattcttttttttaatgtgtAAAACATTTAAGTTAACACATAATTAAGTTGACCTTACAGCAAATCTTACAATTTCATCCTAAGAAAAAATACAGTCAACtgtctttttttaaatttttttttgggataACCATTATTACCTCTCGttttaaaaaccaaaaaaaaatgatttggtTGGATTGttgtatctttttttttttttaatgtcaaatttgtatttttaaataaaattaaaaaaacaaataaaataatccaagattttaaattaaaaataataaaaataaaaaaattaataaaggtaatttaaattttatatttcatAAACTCATTAAtcctattttaaaataaagatatagacaattttcaaaaaaaaaaaaaaaaaaaaaaaaaaaaagattttaatatacttaataaataatttttatttttttatttttatttttattttatttttttttttttttttttttttattggattAAAGGttttggattatttaattgagaAATATAACgatcaataaataatgattttgattttatcatttttgtAGCAAAAGAACCAAGACACATAGTTGGACTGATTTGAGTTATACCATCTTGAGGACCTAATGAAAGACTAAGTATTGGACCTGATACTTTATGTTTTGCAAGCTTATCATTACTTTTACCTTTAGATAAAGCATCGATTGCTTTTGCTGCAATTGCAGCATGATAGCCAGCATTATATGCtgttttaaattcatcaaaatCTGTACAATCACCAATAGCAAATACATTATTGTATCCTTGAACTTGACAGCTTaaatttacttttaattgTCCAGACTCATTGATTACATTTGAGAAATGTGATTGATATGATTCactatttgttttaataccAACTGtccaaattattaaatctgcTTGAATTGGTACACCCTTTTCAGTTGTATAATTTTGTGATgatatttgaatatttggtGAAGTTTGATTTAAAAGGTTAGCTTTAATTTCATCTGGCATTGTAATTCTATCATTTAATATGACTTCAAcatttctctttttcattGCTTTTGAAACGacatttgtaaatttatcATTCATTTTTGGATTCACTAATTTACTACCACTGTGAACAATTGTAATTTTCTTTACCAATTCTGAATCTTTAACTGGATATTTCTCTACGATTTCCGATACCAATTCACAAGCAActgcaccaccaccaactatTAATATACTTTTAGCTTGTTTAATTTGTTGTGAAAAGttttggaaataatttaaaatctcaCTACTACTTTTCTTTTCTAATGGTGCTTTAAATGGTGCCAATGAATTTGAACCAGTTGCAATTACTAAATAATCAAATGTTAATTCTTGACCATCTTCTAATTTTGCAAGAGTTGGTGAAATTTCAATAACCGtgccaaaaataaatttaccatttttCAATAGCTTATCATATGGTatataaatctttttaacTAATTCTGGTTCAACAACAGCTCTAACAGATCCAACACTATGGAAAAATGTTTGTTTTCTTTCAACTACAGTtacattaaattttgaatctAATTGTTTTGCAACTTCACAACCACCATaaccaccaccaattattaatactcttttcttttctgatgtcattctttaaattaaaataaaaaaaataaattaaaaaattaaataaaaaataaaaaaaataaaaaaagttaacatgttttttttttaataaataaaattataacaatatttatttttaattactttttttttttttttttatatataaattatatttattaatttaatttttttttttttttttttttttttttttttttttatttatataaataaaatgaaataaaataatagtaaagttatttaaaaatgaaagtaaaataaaataaaaaaaaaaatttctgaaaaacattttaaagtttaaaaatatacCATAATGCTCATTTTTGTAcctaaaacaaaaaattctATTTCAAAACTGACTTTGTGgatctattatttaaaaaaaaatttatgggagaaaaaaaataaaaaaaatgaaaaaaataaaaaaataaaaataatttatttatggTATATATtcacaattaattttagattgtatccaaaaaaaaaaaaaaaaaaaaaaaaaagtagatTTTTTATGTTAtcaattttctatttttattttttttatttttttttttaataatttttttttttttttttttattttttttttagaagtTGAAagatttatatatattttttaatttatgtttaattcattttaattcattCTTTAAATCGTTTTTGATACCACTAACAAAGTTGGATGCTTTGTTTTTAAGGTTTCTCATTTTGAGGGCACTGTGGGCTAAAACGAAAAGTAATGAAACTAATGTTGTGTAGAATAAAGTTAAACCacttaatttatatataacaATGACAGATACTATTTAttgttataaataaaaaaattagtataaattttttttttttttttttcaaaaaaaaaataatcactACATACCAACACCGAGAATAACCATTTGGATCATTGGAGTTAAAACAGCAAAACCAATATTTTTATCACCTTTTTGAAcaaagaataaataataaccaatTGCACCTAATAAAAGAATTGCAACTAAAAGATTCATATTTGTGAATCTAATTTTGTATGAAATTATATTAGTATggagagagaaaaaaaaaaaaaaaaaaaaaaaatatatatatatatatatatatacttaCAAAGTAATTAAAAgtacaacagcaacaatagCTATATAATTTCctgaataaaaatttaaattatcttccATTCTGGTAATTGCATTTTGACTTCCAGGGATACTATATCTACCCCATTCAATGAAATCATTCCATGGTTGAAGTTTAATTGAGCTTGATGATGACATTTGAGGATCTATATTTATTGGTAtattatatatgtatataattTAGtatttacaataaaaaaatcttattATAAGAATTTCTGTTTGTGTGTGTGAGTGTGGTGTTATGTAGGGTTTATATTgtgagaaaaataaaaaaaaaaaaaaaataaaaaaaattaaaaattaaaaaaaataaaattaaaaaaaaataaaaaaaattcaaaaaaataattttttttttttttttttttttaatccaaacggtataattcaaataatagataatttttttttttttttgtggtacAAAAACCCCCACATCTATtttaaactaaaataatcttaaaaaataaaaaactaaaaataaaaataacctttcaaaaaaaaaaaaaaaaaaaaaaaaaaaaaaaataaaatattcaaaaccaaaaatagtaaaataaaattgtgaTAATATATGAATGTTATACCATCCATTGAAAAGGGTAAAGAGGAGGAAACAAATAGTATACCATACAaccaaatacaacaacagcaacaacaacgacaacaacaacaaacaaaagGAGTGATAGTAAAAGAAGACTCTGAGGAAGGAGGAGAATATGAAAATGGTGGAGATGAAGAATCCTTATTAATAAAccacaaaaataataataataataataataataatggttcatCAGATAATTCAGATTCAGATTCAGATTCAGATACAGATTCAGAGAATGAAACATTTATATGTGTTTGTACATCATGTTATAAGAAACCAGAAGTTAAACCAATTGATAGGAAGAAAGGATTTGTGTCATTATTTTGGGTAATAATATGGATTGGATTGAatatgttattattttttgtaaataaatatttagatGATAGGAATCCACCATTTGTATTCCCGATATTCGTTATTATGACAGGTACATTTTCAACATTTTTTGGAAGTTGTATAGCGGTGTTTATATTCAAGATATCGGATTTCCCAATCAAGGAATTACGACAACATAAACTATTGTTATTAGTATGCTCAGTATTTCAAGCCATTTCATATGTAATGGAGAATGTCAGTATCGATCAAATGTCAATTCCATTGAATCAAGTCATTAAGGCGACAGGACCAGCTTTCATCATTATTCTCTCTTTTATACTCTATAGGAAAACTTACCCTTTCTCAATTCTATTGTGTacatttatcatcatcattggtGTTGTCATTACCATTTTCACAAGTCCACAGATTAAAATCATTGGTTTCCTCTATGCATTTGGTTCAATCATTTTCGCCTCAATTCAAACTGTACTCATTGCAAAATTGGttaaaaatccaaaattaAATGCATTATCCTTATTAGTTGCAACCTCTTTACCATCTGCTTTAGTTTGTTTACcaattttcttcatttttgaatttaaagaaagtaagttatttttttttttttttttttttttttttttttttttttttttttccaactcCCCCTGTCTCTCTCCCCCTCCCCCTTCTCTATCATTTTATACTaaaatactaatattatttatttatttattttaaagtgAAACAATATAATGGACCAACTACAATACCAATTATATCAGTTATTGGTTTAGCTATTTCAGCATGTTTTTATAATCTTGCacatttttatattgtaCAATTTACATCAGCTTTATATTATGTTATCATTGGTAATGTAAAGGTTGTATTAGTAATCATCATTTCATCATTAGTATTTGCAAATGGATTCACtccattaaattatttaggtGCAGTTGTTACAATGATTGGTTTCATACTTTATAATGTTTTCAAGtattatgaaaatattgGTAAAAATCCACCTTTTATAACAccatttataaattgttttatcAAATGTGGTTGTTGTCAAAAGATTAAaccaaagaaatcaaaaagaaataagaataaaacaaatgattataattattatgacAATGAAAGTGATAacgaaaatgaaaataacaATACCAAAAATCaggataataaaaataaaaataaaaaagaaatcgaAAAAGAAAACATAAATAAAACCATCAATGGTGATTAATATCCtccaactttaaaaaaaaaatcaaaaaaagtgatcaacttataaaaataaataaataaacaaataaataaaactttgtAATAATACTTAAAATAGATTCTTATTCTATcggtcaaaaaaaaaaaaaatagaaaaaaaaaaaaaaaaaaaaaaaaaaaaaaaatttaatcacAAACCACAATGAAACAACAtgtcatttaaaaaaaattatttttgtttcgtttttatttttattttatattttttattttttatttgaatgtCAATCCTTGAATCATTGGTTGAcagtttttcattttttttttttgaatctaaaaaagtaaaaaaataaacaatccTAAAAAGGGAAttcttaaaaataaaaattgaaaacaattcaattggtttataataaataattattaaacaaCCAAagtaaacctttttttttgtttattattttttattttttttattttttttacttttttagattttaataaataaaaaaattaaaaaataaaaaaaaattaaaaaaaataaaaaataaaaatttttatttttttaattttttttttttttttttttttaattcaaaaaaatatattttttaaaaattttttttttttttcatttattacaTATCTTTCACAAATAACactttgtgaaaaaaaaaaaaaaaaaaaaaagaaagaagaaaATGGCAGAAAGAAGAGCCGCTATTTTCGGAACTGAAAAGGATCAGtaagtaataatttaactaTTTCACTTCACTactttctcttttttatttttattattattactattatcattcaaaaaaaaaaaaaaaaaaaaaaaaaaatatcagaTGATACTCGCATATATATATACCCAAAAACGATTTGTtcgggtttttttttttttttcttcatcttcaccactttcgtttttttttttttttttttttttttttttttcaattgtttctttgttttacgttattaccatttgtcgtaataatttttttttttattaaccaaaaataaaaaaataaaataaaaaaaatattgtgaCAACTTGTTAATAATTCTCCTTACAGAAAGGTTTAGAgatattttagtttttatttcacatttaaacaacaataataataataaaaaaacagcATTTAGCACATCAACAAAAATTTTAgcatattattttttttagcacaaaaatttattattttttttttttattactaaacaaaaaaaaaaaaaaaaaaaaaaaggtaattttaagactaatattaatttaaactctattaaaattttttttctattctttttttctttttttttttctttttcttattatattaatttaatttgattgaattttttttttttttttttttttttttttccttcaGACAAAATTgtccattttatttaaaaattggagCATGTAGACATGGTGATCGATGTTCAAGATTACATAATAAACCAGTATTAAGCCAAActatattattaccaaatttatATCAAAGTCCAATCTCAAAAAAAGCAATTGAAGCAGCAGGAGGTCAAGCACCAAACCTTTCAGATGCagaattacaacaacatTTTGATGAATTTTATGAAGATATTTATGAAGGTCTTGCAAAGTATGGCCAAGTAGATCTTTTAAATGTATGTGCAAATTTAGGTGATCATTTAGTTGGTAATGTTTATGTTAAATATcaaaaagaagatgatgcaaatgaatcaattaagGGTTTAAAGGGTAGATTTTATGATGGTaagtttataaatttttattttattttattaaaaaaaaaaaaaaaaaaaaaaaacctaccACCTCAtacatttatattaatattttttttatttttatttaaatattttaaaggtaGACCAATTATTTCTGAATTTTCACCAGTAACAGATTTTACAGAAGCAAGATGCAGGCAGTACGATATAGGAACATGCAATCGTGGTggattttgtaattttatgcATTTACATAATCCATCAAAGTCATTGTactataaattatttggcGATAGAAAGAGTAGAAGCCCAAGTCCAAAGAGAGATTACAGAGATAGAGATAGGGATTATGGTAGAAGAGGTTACGATAGAGACTATAGAGACAGAGACAGAGATAGAGACAGAGACTATGGAAGAAGAGGTGGTGGTGGCTATGATAGAGACTACagagatagagatagagatTATGGTGGTGGCGGCGGTAGATATGACAGAGACTACAGAGATAGAGACAGAGATAGAGATGGCTATGGTAGATCACGTGATTATGATCGTGACCGAGACCGTCGTCCATATGACGAGTTTAGAGGAAGTAGAGGCTCAAAATCACCAGAATACTCAAGAAATAGTGGGGGTGACATTCCACCCTCTGATCATCACTTTAGTAGATCTCTACTTTTAACAGACTATGCCTATCCTCCACCAACCGGAGGTATTGTAAATGGTAGTCCATCCTCAAATCAACCACCTCTTCACCTTCCTCCACCAACCAATGAATATTCACACATTTTACCAATTACAACTACACAATCACCACTCTCTACTGGCTCAAATGGTGGCtcactacaacaacaacaacaacaacaacaacaacaacagcaacaaccacaacaacaacagcaacaacaaacacCACAAATAATACCACAACCATCAGAAAATGGTGGAAATGTATCAACAATTGGTGAAAAGAGAGTTAGAGATGATGAAACAATAACTTCCGAGAAAAGATTAAAAGGTGAGGAAAATTCTCAAAGTGATGAAAATGGTTCCATTCAATGGGCGTCAAATGATGAAAGAAGAACTGATGAATACGATGTT encodes:
- the aifC gene encoding hypothetical protein produces the protein MNYLYNISESLKKIFNYFSSITRDCEKKRVLIIGCGFGGSQVAKLLDSNFEVTVVERKQTFFNSIASIRAIVEPELAKKIYIPYDKLLKNGKFIYGTVIEISPTLVKLEDGKELTFDYLVIATGSNSLAPFKAPLEKISGTEIFNYYKDISEQIKQAKSILIVGGGSVGCEVVGEIINKYPIKNKELAKKITIVHSGNKLVSSKTNNKFNNLINESMKKRNVSVILNDRIEIPDDIKQCFINQTSPNFQVSLKTYKTKNGLSIESDFVIWTIGIKLNSESYKTNFSNEINEIGQIKVNQSCQVQGYDNIFAIGDITDFDELKTTYNALSHGNIVAKVIKDLSNGKNKNQLAKHKLLPPIISLSLGPKDGLTQINSNLNFGSFISRILKSNNLLINRFQTHFNNPEPLK
- the aifB gene encoding hypothetical protein; protein product: MTSEKKRVLIIGGGYGGCEVAKQLDSKFNVTVVERKQTFFHSVGSVRAVVEPELVKKIYIPYDKLLKNGKFIFGTVIEISPTLAKLEDGQELTFDYLVIATGSNSLAPFKAPLEKKSSSEILNYFQNFSQQIKQAKSILIVGGGAVACELVSEIVEKYPVKDSELVKKITIVHSGSKLVNPKMNDKFTNVVSKAMKKRNVEVILNDRITMPDEIKANLLNQTSPNIQISSQNYTTEKGVPIQADLIIWTVGIKTNSESYQSHFSNVINESGQLKVNLSCQVQGYNNVFAIGDCTDFDEFKTAYNAGYHAAIAAKAIDALSKGKSNDKLAKHKVSGPILSLSLGPQDGITQISPTMCLGSFATKMIKSKSLFIDRYISQLNNPKPLIQ
- the prafB gene encoding PRA1 family protein 2, with product MSSSSSIKLQPWNDFIEWGRYSIPGSQNAITRMEDNLNFYSGNYIAIVAVVLLITLFTNMNLLVAILLLGAIGYYLFFVQKGDKNIGFAVLTPMIQMVILGVVSVIVIYKLSGLTLFYTTLVSLLFVLAHSALKMRNLKNKASNFVSGIKNDLKNELK
- a CDS encoding transmembrane protein; translation: MNVIPSIEKGKEEETNSIPYNQIQQQQQQRQQQQTKGVIVKEDSEEGGEYENGGDEESLLINHKNNNNNNNNNGSSDNSDSDSDSDTDSENETFICVCTSCYKKPEVKPIDRKKGFVSLFWVIIWIGLNMLLFFVNKYLDDRNPPFVFPIFVIMTGTFSTFFGSCIAVFIFKISDFPIKELRQHKLLLLVCSVFQAISYVMENVSIDQMSIPLNQVIKATGPAFIIILSFILYRKTYPFSILLCTFIIIIGVVITIFTSPQIKIIGFLYAFGSIIFASIQTVLIAKLVKNPKLNALSLLVATSLPSALVCLPIFFIFEFKEMKQYNGPTTIPIISVIGLAISACFYNLAHFYIVQFTSALYYVIIGNVKVVLVIIISSLVFANGFTPLNYLGAVVTMIGFILYNVFKYYENIGKNPPFITPFINCFIKCGCCQKIKPKKSKRNKNKTNDYNYYDNESDNENENNNTKNQDNKNKNKKEIEKENINKTINGD
- the u2af1 gene encoding CCHC-type zinc finger-containing protein → MAERRAAIFGTEKDQQNCPFYLKIGACRHGDRCSRLHNKPVLSQTILLPNLYQSPISKKAIEAAGGQAPNLSDAELQQHFDEFYEDIYEGLAKYGQVDLLNVCANLGDHLVGNVYVKYQKEDDANESIKGLKGRFYDGRPIISEFSPVTDFTEARCRQYDIGTCNRGGFCNFMHLHNPSKSLYYKLFGDRKSRSPSPKRDYRDRDRDYGRRGYDRDYRDRDRDRDRDYGRRGGGGYDRDYRDRDRDYGGGGGRYDRDYRDRDRDRDGYGRSRDYDRDRDRRPYDEFRGSRGSKSPEYSRNSGGDIPPSDHHFSRSLLLTDYAYPPPTGGIVNGSPSSNQPPLHLPPPTNEYSHILPITTTQSPLSTGSNGGSLQQQQQQQQQQQQQPQQQQQQQTPQIIPQPSENGGNVSTIGEKRVRDDETITSEKRLKGEENSQSDENGSIQWASNDERRTDEYDVKTSLKTSISESKE